From Hydractinia symbiolongicarpus strain clone_291-10 chromosome 11, HSymV2.1, whole genome shotgun sequence, the proteins below share one genomic window:
- the LOC130613492 gene encoding uncharacterized protein LOC130613492 yields MGDQYNPDEESSHLQYLDANNLYGWAMRPDPPTDGFKWVSDVKAFTEKRIEKLVRDNKHGNILEVDIDYLERLHEKHNELPFLPDRRTVHKVEKLVPKLGNQRGYVVNIRALHEAIRHGLELKRVHRVIQFNQKAWFKGYIDHNTRLRTAAKNDFEKDFYKLMNLSVFGKTMENIRNHCNIQLVTNEVNYTKLVMKPNFKGGSRFNKHLLGVEMGKTEVKMNKPVYIGQAILDLSKLIIYDFHHDFMQPKYGSKLRLCYMDTDSFVYHIRTEDFYRDIAQDVETRFDTSANNPGDNRPLPIGKNKKAVGLMKDELSGKIMTGFITLRAKLYAYVSLMKKGGDCKAKGIKRRVTNKSITFDDYRICLEEGVDVYKRHVLIQNKNHQIYTQKVSKLVLNRADDKRLVQPDHIAPLARGYYRRVSDRE; encoded by the coding sequence ATGGGAGACCAGTATAACCCGGATGAGGAGTCCTCCCACCTGCAATATTTGGATGCCAACAACCTATACGGATGGGCAATGCGTCCAGACCCGCCAACGGATGGCTTCAAATGGGTATCCGACGTCAAGGCCTTTACAGAAAAGCGAATCGAGAAGCTCGTTAGGGACAATAAACATGGGAATATTTTAGAGGTAGATATAGACTACCTTGAGAGGTTGCATGAAAAACATAATGAGTTGCCGTTCTTACCGGATCGCAGGACGGTCCACAAGGTCGAGAAATTGGTACCGAAATTGGGGAATCAACGTGGATATGTGGTAAATATCAGGGCCCTTCACGAGGCTATAAGGCATGGGCTTGAACTGAAGAGGGTGCACAGGGTTATCCAGTTTAACCAGAAGGCATGGTTTAAAGGGTATATAGATCACAACACGAGGTTAAGAACGGCTGCCAAAAACGATTTCGAGAAGGACTTCTACAAGCTCATGAACCTCTCGGTATTTGGAAAGACCATGGAGAATATCCGGAACCACTGCAACATTCAGCTGGTCACCAACGAGGTCAACTATACGAAGCTCGTCATGAAACCAAATTTCAAGGGTGGAAGCCGGTTTAATAAGCACCTCTTAGGAGTAGAAATGGGTAAGACGGAGGTGAAGATGAACAAGCCAGTGTATATAGGCCAGGCAATCTTGGACCTCTCAAAGCTGATCATATACGACTTCCACCACGATTTCATGCAGCCCAAATATGGTAGCAAGCTGCGGCTTTGTTACATGGATACAGACAGCTTCGTTTACCACATACGAACAGAGGACTTTTATCGTGACATTGCGCAGGATGTCGAGACACGTTTTGACACGAGTGCCAATAATCCGGGTGATAATAGGCCTCTCCCCATAGGGAAAAATAAGAAGGCCGTGGGTCTCATGAAAGACGAACTAAGTGGTAAAATCATGACTGGGTTCATCACCCTAAGGGCTAAGCTATACGCTTACGTGAGTCTAATGAAGAAGGGCGGTGATTGCAAAGCGAAGGGCATAAAAAGACGTGTTACGAATAAGTCAATCACGTTTGACGACTATCGGATATGtctggaagagggcgttgaTGTCTACAAAAGGCATGTCTTGATTCAAAACAAGAACCATCAAATCTACACCCAAAAGGTATCGAAGTTAGTCCTTAACAGGGCGGATGACAAAAGGCTTGTGCAACCTGACCACATTGCGCCGCTTGCCAGGGGCTATTACCGCCGGGTGTCTGACCGGGAATAA